The segment GAAGTCCACAGCCTGGCGTGCATCAGCCAGTGAGAAAATGCGGCTATTTCTGGTGATTTCACATGAAGTAAAGGCCATCGAAATCCGTAGCAAGCAGGACAAAAAGTGAAAATAAATTAAACCAAGATATCACCTGTGTCCGCTTTTCTCAAAGCGGCCTTTCAGTTGCTTCAGCAGGGAGACCGTCAAAGTTTTCGAGATTTTCGGGGTTTCAGCCATCAGCTCAGGGATTCATGGGGACGCTCACCGTTATATTCAGCCAGCTCTCAGTGATTTCCCGGGATTCATGACACCTTCAGGTTGCATAATCACATCCTCACGCTCCCGAACGAGAGCATTTTTTATTTATGTAGTAGGGTATCTGGTTTTTTATCGTAGTGAATGCTTCCCGCTGTCAGGCTGTTTTTTTCACATCTGCTACGACGGGAGAACACAGTGACCTGGAAAACAACAGCCGAACAAAACGCCATCATCGAGTGGAAGGGCAATCATCTCGTTGTGAATGCCTTTGCCGGTACAGGTAAAACCTCCACGTTAGTGAACTACGCTGAAGCCAACCCGGAAAGTAAGATGCTTTACCTCGCCTATAATCGCGCTGTGCGGGATGAGGCTGAACGCAAATTCCCCTATAACGTAGAGTGTAAAACGTCGCATCAGCTTGCATGGGCCCGTTTCGGCAAGCATTTCCGTGACCGGCTGACAGCCAGTCTGCGCATTACGGATGTGGCCAGAAAGCTCAATACCCGCCACTGGCCGCTGGCGCGGCTGGCGCTCAGCGGGCTGAACATGTTCCTCTGCAGTGCTGACCCCGAGCCGGGGCTGATACATCTGCCGTCTGAGGATGATCTCCACGGTCTCGATGCAGTTAAAATTCTGGGGGCAATCCAAATCCTCTGGTATGAAATGAGCCGTACTGATTCAGTCTTTCCCGTCACGCACGACACCTACCTTAAACTGTTCCAGCTCTCTCATCCTGACCTGTCAAAATGCTGGGACACCATCCTCTTCGACGAGGCACAGGACGCCAATCCGGTGACCAGTGCATTTGTACTGAATCAGCCCTGCCGGGTCATTCTGGTTGGCGACCGTTACCAGCAGATTTACCGGTTTCGCGGGGCAGATAATGCACTCAGCGCTCCGCAGCTGGCGCAGGCTGACAGATTGTGGCTGACAGCGAGTTTTCGTTTTGGCCCTGAGGTCGCGCGGATGGCCAACATCCTGCTTGAACGTGCCGGAGAGGAAAAGCGCGTGACAGGTAACGGGGGGCAGGATGCTGTCGTCAGCAGCCTTCCGGCAGGGGCTGAACATATTGCTGTACTGAGCCGGACGGTATCCGGGGTGATCGGCAGCGCCTTAACTGCGAGCCTCATGGAGAAAAATGTCTTCTGGGTCGGAGGGATTGAAGGCTACAAAACGGAGGAGCTGGAAGACCTGTACTGGTTCTCCGCCGATATGCCTGAAAAGATGCAGTCCCCGCGCCTCAGCCGGGACTACCGGGATTTTGATGAATACTGCTCAATAGCAAAAGCCACACAGGACGTGGAGATGAACCAGGCCATTCGTCTGCTCGATGACTTTTTCCCACTACCGCAAAAGCTGGCCATCATGCGCCGTCAGGTGGTAACCCATGAGAAAGACGCTCAGGTCACGGTTTCAACCGCACACCGCAGCAAAGGGCTGGAATGGCCTGTGGTCGTGCTGAGTGAGGATTTTACCGACATTACCGACCCGCTTCTTTCGCAGGATGACCGGCAGGATGAGACTAACCTGCTGTACGTGGCTGTCACCCGGGCCAGAAAAACACTTGTGCTTAACGAGCTGTTGCGCTGGCTCAGCGAGGCCGGCGAGGACGATGATGATAACGGCAGCGAAGCCGGTGAGGGCGATGATGAAAACGATGCCGTTATGCTCGGCGACACGGGAGAAACTTACGGGACTGAATAACTGGTTTTTTATGGTGCGGAGCAGGGAGGGTCATAATACTGAGCAGCCCTGTACCAGGAGAACATCATGCTCAGCAGAATCCGGACCCTGAGGTCTCTGTTTTCAAAAGGTGAACCAGAAGCAGTACATCCTATATCCACAGTCAAGCCCGTCGGCTACCACGCCCCGCGTGGGGCCGGTATGCTGTGCGCAACCCCGCTACGAAAAACCTGCCTGCAGCAAATATGGGAGAACTGCTCTCTGCCCGCAGACCTGTATCAGCGACTCTATTTAGCGCCCCTTAATGGTTTATTAGCCAGGGTACAGAATGTGCCGGCCGCGCAGCAGGGAAGGTGGTCGCAGTCAGACGGCTTCGGCGACCTTACGCTGCAGTTCACGACCTGTGCGGTCAGGCTGGCAAAAGGGTACATGTTCCCCCCCGGCGCGGCACCGGAAGAGCAGGCAGAGCAAAACGTGATGTGGAATGCGGTGATTTTCTGGTCGGCGCTGTTCTGGCACCTGCCTCTTCTTGCGACTCTGGAGGGGGAGTTGCTTGACGGTAAAGGCTGGCTTCCGGGAATGACCGTTCCGGATTCGCCTTATCGTTTTCGGTTTAGGGAGGCAGAGAACGCATCAGCATTTGCGGCCCTTGCCGCCGGACAACTTATGCCGGCAGAGGCGACGGGCTGGCTGGCAGAGAATCCCGAGGCACTGGGCAACCTTGCCGGCGCGCTCTGGAATCAGCATCCGGGCATGCCATTGATACGAAGCCTGATGAAGCAGGCCGCTGAAAAGGTGGAATCGCCTTCGCAGGAGATATCAGGGGCACATGAGACAGTCAGTACCCTCGCAGAGCCGGCCCTTTCCATTCTACAAACGCCGCCTGATCAAGAGACTGAATTACAACCTTCATCAGATGTAACACCCAAAACTGCATCGCCCGAAATCTCAGATATGCAGGTTACTCAGCTTGCATCTTCTATCACACCTGTCTCAATGGTCGATGGCTTCAATCCGGTCAGCAATG is part of the Erwinia sp. HDF1-3R genome and harbors:
- a CDS encoding UvrD-helicase domain-containing protein — its product is MTWKTTAEQNAIIEWKGNHLVVNAFAGTGKTSTLVNYAEANPESKMLYLAYNRAVRDEAERKFPYNVECKTSHQLAWARFGKHFRDRLTASLRITDVARKLNTRHWPLARLALSGLNMFLCSADPEPGLIHLPSEDDLHGLDAVKILGAIQILWYEMSRTDSVFPVTHDTYLKLFQLSHPDLSKCWDTILFDEAQDANPVTSAFVLNQPCRVILVGDRYQQIYRFRGADNALSAPQLAQADRLWLTASFRFGPEVARMANILLERAGEEKRVTGNGGQDAVVSSLPAGAEHIAVLSRTVSGVIGSALTASLMEKNVFWVGGIEGYKTEELEDLYWFSADMPEKMQSPRLSRDYRDFDEYCSIAKATQDVEMNQAIRLLDDFFPLPQKLAIMRRQVVTHEKDAQVTVSTAHRSKGLEWPVVVLSEDFTDITDPLLSQDDRQDETNLLYVAVTRARKTLVLNELLRWLSEAGEDDDDNGSEAGEGDDENDAVMLGDTGETYGTE
- a CDS encoding TraI domain-containing protein; protein product: MLCATPLRKTCLQQIWENCSLPADLYQRLYLAPLNGLLARVQNVPAAQQGRWSQSDGFGDLTLQFTTCAVRLAKGYMFPPGAAPEEQAEQNVMWNAVIFWSALFWHLPLLATLEGELLDGKGWLPGMTVPDSPYRFRFREAENASAFAALAAGQLMPAEATGWLAENPEALGNLAGALWNQHPGMPLIRSLMKQAAEKVESPSQEISGAHETVSTLAEPALSILQTPPDQETELQPSSDVTPKTASPEISDMQVTQLASSITPVSMVDGFNPVSNEKAGGVTECDPGDKEEADTEMLLSLFSATEMTEVTGAKAGEEDSSASTKADDGAELLSLNELPLETDKHQINQTVAEDSFPEQSVEDNIPSHSVNIDVKKTLKKEQAGTDFLRWLSEGLKSKQIDINQPDSRAHAVAGFIFLRVPDIFYLYIRESGTELSRDSIQLEFEKLHIHRVRRGERFNKAKLYHSPDKAGTFKPVSGYLVKTTHLFRGASSPEDSGLLSFL